Within the Meleagris gallopavo isolate NT-WF06-2002-E0010 breed Aviagen turkey brand Nicholas breeding stock unplaced genomic scaffold, Turkey_5.1 ChrUn_random_7180001949309, whole genome shotgun sequence genome, the region tagGGAtcccccataaccccatacccAGAGGCATCCCGATCCCGTATCCCTTGGTGTCCAGCAGCCCCATAACCTCATAACCACCCTCCACAGGctcccataaccccatacccAGAGGCATCCCGATCCCGTATCCCTTGGTGTCCAGCAGCCCCATAACCtcataaccaccccataaccccatatagGGAtcccccataaccccatacccAGAGGCATCCCGATCCCGTATCCCTTGGTGTCCAgcagccccataaccccataaccaccccatatAGGGAtcccccataaccccatacccAGAGGCATCCCGATCCCGTATCCCTTGGTGTCCAGCAGCCCCCCGATCTGGGTCAGGTTGCAGTTGTGCCCGCGGTGGAACTCGTTC harbors:
- the LOC104916848 gene encoding glutamate receptor 2-like, which encodes MWNFMHSKQPSVFVKSTEEGIARVLNSRYAFLLESTMNEFHRGHNCNLTQIGGLLDTKGYGIGMPLGMGLWGIPIWGGYGVMGLLDTKGYGIGMPLGMGLWGIPIWGYGVVMRLWGCWTPRDTGSGCLWVWGYGGSLYGVMGWL